A DNA window from Pedobacter africanus contains the following coding sequences:
- a CDS encoding sialidase family protein: MKTYRPAAYFFFTLWIGLLLTGCYKEEHFDFPGPYEEANTVNPDSLPFPFDKSRQAGMWLVKNGVPDYGKVLFKGYTDYYPKGDTLSWVKASDGLHMLPHFSFYPLSNADHFAGDPNSYKFNWVYSKYFVPVGSGKSFYMYAKVTFGTFNSTAAGLSLGKNWDTGGPFTFGLDGNTSTGEPGFFLDLYGKNGITVNPALGWPTVTQVMTPGVPADMEVVIANGIFYVKVNGTLVFTFKMAAERAYFYTPQIRPWRNFVAVHDMYIESREMYTLDYAMHEYEGNYNKIQAPALAKAANGDLLLFAEGRGTPASSKERVAQNTMPVGNTDIIMKRSSDGGTTWSSQIQVLAGAGSNATYCFPQVLTADNGKIILQYSSIGGSFTTNTYNYDASSQRVFQIESVDNGNSWSAPVELTVFKNTAAGYIMGGAGHGIALKSVNYNKRLVMPLTYSTNVVRVALSDDGGSSWRLSKVVGGSRLKQGTVAELADGRLMMVVGHTNTSPKNKLVSYSSDGGENWTAAANIASDVKTGDYGHLFAGIVLKSRDGELLFVNPTNRESDAEVKNSPTYAVAAQVFKSGNNGQAYSNLGPLFTREAYFGYNAPIGLMDGVVTDDGKLVIAAEGGVESPAEGIVIYKK, encoded by the coding sequence ATGAAAACTTACAGACCTGCAGCATACTTCTTTTTTACCCTGTGGATCGGCCTTTTACTCACAGGCTGTTATAAAGAAGAACATTTTGATTTTCCCGGCCCTTATGAAGAAGCCAATACAGTTAACCCGGATTCACTTCCTTTTCCGTTTGACAAGAGCAGGCAGGCCGGAATGTGGCTGGTAAAAAATGGTGTTCCTGATTACGGAAAGGTTTTGTTTAAAGGTTATACAGATTATTATCCAAAGGGAGATACGCTTTCCTGGGTAAAAGCCTCCGATGGCTTGCATATGCTGCCCCACTTTAGCTTTTATCCGCTGTCCAATGCCGATCATTTTGCAGGCGACCCCAACAGCTACAAATTTAACTGGGTATATTCCAAATATTTTGTACCTGTGGGCTCAGGAAAAAGTTTTTACATGTACGCCAAAGTTACCTTCGGTACCTTCAACAGTACAGCGGCCGGTCTTTCTTTGGGCAAGAACTGGGATACCGGCGGTCCCTTTACATTTGGACTGGACGGCAATACCTCTACCGGTGAGCCGGGCTTTTTTCTTGATCTGTACGGAAAAAACGGCATTACAGTTAACCCTGCATTGGGCTGGCCAACGGTAACACAGGTAATGACCCCCGGTGTACCTGCCGATATGGAAGTGGTAATTGCGAACGGGATTTTTTACGTAAAGGTAAACGGCACCCTGGTTTTTACCTTTAAAATGGCCGCAGAAAGGGCATATTTCTACACACCTCAGATCAGGCCATGGCGCAATTTTGTGGCGGTGCACGACATGTATATCGAAAGCCGGGAAATGTACACCCTTGATTATGCCATGCACGAATATGAAGGCAACTATAACAAGATCCAGGCACCTGCGCTGGCAAAAGCCGCCAACGGAGACTTACTGCTCTTTGCCGAGGGCCGGGGAACCCCTGCTTCTTCAAAAGAACGGGTTGCACAAAATACCATGCCTGTAGGCAATACCGATATCATTATGAAAAGGTCTTCTGATGGCGGCACAACATGGAGCAGCCAGATACAGGTGCTGGCCGGTGCGGGCAGCAACGCAACCTATTGTTTTCCTCAGGTGCTTACGGCCGATAATGGAAAGATCATTTTGCAGTACAGCAGTATCGGCGGTTCTTTTACTACAAATACCTATAACTATGACGCCAGTTCCCAGCGCGTTTTCCAGATAGAATCGGTTGATAACGGCAATTCCTGGAGCGCTCCTGTAGAGCTTACTGTTTTCAAAAATACTGCTGCAGGCTATATCATGGGTGGCGCAGGTCACGGCATTGCGCTGAAATCCGTAAATTACAATAAAAGACTGGTCATGCCTTTAACTTACAGCACCAATGTAGTCAGGGTAGCGCTTTCCGATGATGGGGGAAGCAGCTGGCGCTTAAGCAAAGTAGTAGGCGGATCCAGATTAAAACAAGGTACAGTAGCAGAACTGGCCGATGGCAGGCTCATGATGGTTGTAGGGCATACCAATACCAGCCCTAAAAACAAACTGGTATCCTACAGCAGCGACGGGGGAGAAAACTGGACTGCAGCCGCAAACATTGCATCCGATGTTAAAACCGGCGATTACGGGCATCTTTTTGCTGGAATTGTACTGAAAAGCAGGGATGGAGAGCTTCTGTTTGTGAACCCGACAAACAGGGAATCAGATGCTGAAGTTAAAAACAGTCCGACTTACGCTGTTGCAGCACAGGTATTCAAAAGCGGTAATAACGGACAGGCCTACAGCAATCTGGGGCCACTTTTTACCAGAGAAGCATATTTCGGATACAATGCGCCCATAGGGCTAATGGATGGCGTGGTAACAGACGATGGAAAGCTTGTTATAGCTGCTGAAGGGGGAGTTGAAAGCCCGGCTGAAGGAATAGTGATTTATAAAAAATGA
- a CDS encoding RagB/SusD family nutrient uptake outer membrane protein gives MKVRKSITITSMLTLMSLCIISCKDFFDLAPTDTIKEENFYKNREDLNASAIGMYEALAQETHKFLLWGDARADMVTTGQAEPDPYINEFVVNNVTSNNPYTNYAGLYRTIARCNRQMEKVYDVQKLDSKIDNRDAGAFYGEALLLRAICYYELVRTYDKFPIITSDYAETITYVDADGQTATKPTLSLTPEQISAIYRMPKNQQEVWKLIYNDVLAALGMLPVNYRWNDQSLSAKERYGRVSQPLAATLAAEIAIWLGEYQTASSLCDLPIKNSNQSLGTAGTWFNQFSAGYASGHSMFLMGYQYENSFETNRLQEFTSSVRKDGGKYYLKPVSSVVNALFTDNVSLTDADIRAQASYKTVNGDTVIWKYIGLDNVLSMRAGYQSNASWSVIRSADAWLLKAIADLQLNNYASAFNFINMVRTARGLVILDKATFNYTDKVVMDKLIFDERAREFAFEGRRWYDLMLQSKLNGKNILADAVALKYPLKDRTSIRTRLMDEKNWYIPVNPKLWE, from the coding sequence ATGAAAGTAAGAAAATCAATAACGATAACTTCCATGCTCACATTGATGAGTTTGTGTATCATTTCCTGCAAAGATTTCTTTGACCTTGCACCAACAGATACCATTAAGGAAGAAAACTTCTATAAAAACAGGGAAGATCTGAATGCATCGGCAATTGGGATGTATGAAGCGCTGGCGCAGGAAACCCACAAATTTCTGTTATGGGGTGATGCCAGGGCTGATATGGTAACTACCGGCCAGGCAGAGCCTGATCCCTATATCAATGAATTTGTGGTCAACAATGTTACTTCCAACAATCCATACACCAATTATGCGGGGCTTTACCGCACCATTGCCCGCTGCAACAGACAGATGGAAAAGGTATATGATGTGCAGAAGCTGGATTCAAAAATTGACAACCGCGATGCGGGCGCCTTCTACGGAGAGGCTTTACTGCTCCGTGCCATCTGTTACTATGAACTGGTGCGTACTTACGACAAGTTTCCGATCATCACATCCGATTATGCAGAAACCATAACCTATGTCGACGCCGATGGACAGACGGCAACCAAACCGACATTGAGCCTGACACCCGAGCAGATCAGCGCCATTTACAGGATGCCCAAAAATCAGCAGGAAGTATGGAAGCTGATCTATAATGATGTATTGGCCGCTTTGGGGATGCTCCCGGTAAACTACAGATGGAATGATCAGAGCCTGAGTGCAAAAGAAAGGTACGGAAGGGTTTCCCAGCCCCTGGCCGCTACGCTCGCTGCCGAAATCGCCATCTGGCTGGGCGAATACCAGACCGCATCTTCACTTTGCGACCTGCCCATTAAAAACTCCAACCAAAGCCTTGGAACGGCAGGAACCTGGTTTAACCAGTTTTCTGCTGGGTATGCAAGCGGACATTCTATGTTTCTGATGGGTTACCAATATGAAAACAGCTTTGAAACCAACAGACTTCAGGAATTCACTTCTTCGGTTAGAAAAGATGGGGGCAAATATTACCTGAAACCGGTTTCTTCTGTGGTGAACGCACTGTTTACCGATAATGTTTCTTTAACAGATGCCGATATCAGGGCCCAGGCCAGTTATAAAACGGTTAACGGCGACACGGTGATATGGAAGTATATTGGGCTCGACAATGTGCTTTCTATGCGCGCCGGTTACCAAAGCAATGCCAGCTGGTCGGTAATCCGCAGCGCAGATGCCTGGCTGTTAAAAGCCATTGCCGATCTGCAGTTAAACAATTATGCATCCGCCTTCAATTTCATCAATATGGTTAGAACAGCCCGTGGATTGGTAATACTGGATAAAGCAACTTTTAATTATACAGACAAGGTGGTAATGGACAAACTGATCTTCGACGAAAGGGCCAGGGAGTTTGCCTTCGAGGGCAGGCGCTGGTATGATCTGATGCTGCAGTCGAAATTAAACGGCAAAAATATACTGGCAGATGCTGTTGCACTAAAATATCCCCTAAAGGACCGGACTTCCATCCGGACAAGGCTGATGGACGAGAAAAACTGGTACATCCCCGTTAACCCAAAATTATGGGAATAA
- a CDS encoding SusC/RagA family TonB-linked outer membrane protein, with translation MKNTLENKMNKTLLFALSMMCMSAFGQENKGIADSLAQKVNTRAGATTFTELLVDKPAVQLSQSGTIGAASQIMIRGLGSINLNAAPYIYVDGIPVRYSRALPSFLSIYQPSRFSFINPNDISSVKVAKEGVDLSENGGRGTNGAIYIDTDRGELGGTKIDFSAKFGLLTGTYDVNRMGAEQFKNYLRNYLLENDHTDAEVNQNPVFDPAKSMYNSNTDWIRLITRNGMLSDYHLKLKGGDGDAHYMFSVGYIDKKGTLKGSDQNQVNLRFNLDYKLSPKIEISNNLAYTHASSDYAEQGADYSIHPTFIAATKAPFLNPYLFSTSGAITKQLADVDTLGKSNPLALVDNMYNNNEDNRVDGNISIHWLMGPQTFLHSSFVFNYMSLTEKQYRPKLGIVQDLNRIRQNLKRNSSESMLLWSSWLHRTGKLGANNHYSAKAGLSVEAYEEKSIFVRKINAGSDDYETLAQGTVDSASNLKYKSKLLTFYVRGDVDLFKRMKLSANLNVEGSSNFGNKGRWGIYPGVKAVVDLFERTQSNQFAFRAGWGRTGNNDLRGYYHYNLYYAANYFGYGGAYLGNVANKSIKPEVTDTYDGGLTINLFNKRVTLDAGYYYKATSDLITRRAVSIELGLDQQFENSGKIASQGMELSIDAKLISKKELSWLVYGNISTLKNRVKELDNGNIIRSIGGIYTVAKENEALGSFYGYKVLGVFANSADVNLQKADGTNFKAGDYIIDDVNKDSRINEQDRQIIGSALPKAFGNFGTALGYKRVSFHTLFTYAVGNDIYNSFNQQMHVMKDYSNQSPEVENRWISASNPGKGLSRTAFDDPSMNGAASDLWVEKGSYLRLKNITVSYDVPLPAGMRFFRALNVYLSAENLATFTKYTGFDPEVVSGSDPMLRGIDFGASPLSKSYILGLKVSF, from the coding sequence ATGAAAAATACATTGGAAAACAAGATGAATAAGACATTGCTTTTTGCTTTGAGCATGATGTGCATGAGCGCATTTGGACAGGAAAACAAGGGCATAGCAGACTCACTGGCACAAAAAGTAAACACAAGGGCAGGAGCAACTACCTTTACCGAACTCCTGGTTGATAAACCGGCTGTTCAGTTGAGCCAGTCGGGTACCATTGGTGCCGCATCCCAAATCATGATCCGTGGATTGGGCTCCATCAACCTGAATGCTGCTCCCTATATCTATGTGGATGGCATCCCGGTAAGGTATTCGCGGGCCTTGCCATCATTTCTGTCCATTTACCAACCTTCACGTTTTAGCTTTATCAATCCCAACGACATCAGCAGCGTTAAGGTAGCAAAAGAGGGGGTCGACTTATCCGAAAATGGCGGAAGGGGAACAAATGGCGCCATATATATCGACACCGACCGTGGCGAACTGGGTGGAACTAAAATTGACTTTTCTGCAAAGTTCGGATTACTGACCGGGACTTATGATGTAAACAGAATGGGGGCAGAGCAGTTTAAAAATTACTTGCGCAATTATTTACTGGAAAATGACCATACCGATGCAGAAGTAAACCAGAACCCTGTTTTTGATCCGGCCAAATCTATGTACAACAGCAATACCGATTGGATCCGTCTTATTACCAGGAACGGCATGTTGAGCGACTACCACTTGAAATTAAAGGGGGGCGACGGCGATGCCCATTATATGTTCAGTGTAGGCTATATAGATAAAAAAGGTACCCTTAAAGGCTCTGACCAAAACCAGGTAAACCTGAGGTTTAACCTGGATTATAAACTTTCGCCGAAAATTGAGATCTCCAATAATCTGGCCTATACCCATGCCTCATCTGACTACGCAGAGCAGGGTGCCGATTACAGCATCCATCCCACGTTTATTGCCGCAACAAAAGCACCTTTCTTAAACCCCTATCTATTTTCTACCTCAGGGGCCATCACAAAGCAGCTGGCAGACGTAGATACCCTGGGAAAGAGCAATCCGCTAGCCCTTGTGGACAACATGTACAATAACAATGAAGACAACCGCGTAGATGGAAACATCAGTATCCATTGGCTAATGGGCCCGCAAACCTTCCTTCACTCTTCATTTGTATTCAATTACATGAGCTTAACAGAGAAACAATACCGCCCTAAATTGGGTATAGTACAGGATTTAAACAGGATCAGGCAAAACTTAAAAAGGAACTCCAGTGAATCTATGCTCTTGTGGAGCAGCTGGCTGCACAGAACAGGGAAACTAGGTGCAAACAACCACTATTCCGCTAAAGCCGGGCTTTCTGTAGAGGCTTATGAAGAGAAATCTATATTTGTACGTAAGATTAATGCCGGCTCTGATGATTATGAAACCCTGGCGCAGGGAACGGTAGATTCTGCTTCCAATTTAAAGTATAAGTCTAAACTGCTTACATTTTATGTAAGGGGCGATGTTGACCTCTTTAAACGGATGAAGCTATCGGCTAACCTGAATGTTGAGGGTTCCAGTAATTTTGGAAATAAAGGGCGATGGGGCATCTATCCGGGCGTTAAAGCTGTGGTCGACCTGTTTGAAAGGACCCAATCAAACCAGTTTGCCTTTCGTGCAGGCTGGGGCCGTACGGGGAACAATGACCTGAGGGGTTACTACCACTATAATCTTTATTATGCAGCCAATTACTTTGGATACGGTGGTGCTTACCTGGGAAATGTGGCCAATAAATCAATTAAACCGGAAGTAACCGACACTTACGATGGTGGGCTGACCATCAACCTGTTTAACAAGAGGGTAACGCTCGACGCAGGTTATTACTATAAAGCCACCTCAGATCTCATTACCCGACGGGCAGTGTCTATAGAACTGGGGCTTGACCAGCAATTTGAAAACAGCGGTAAAATAGCCTCACAAGGTATGGAACTTAGCATAGACGCTAAACTGATCAGTAAAAAAGAACTCTCATGGTTAGTTTATGGCAACATATCTACCTTAAAAAACAGGGTTAAAGAACTCGATAACGGCAATATCATCCGTTCTATAGGCGGCATTTATACGGTAGCCAAAGAAAATGAGGCACTGGGATCCTTTTATGGTTACAAGGTATTGGGCGTTTTTGCAAATTCGGCTGATGTAAACCTTCAAAAAGCAGACGGAACCAATTTTAAGGCAGGCGATTACATCATTGACGATGTTAACAAAGATTCCAGAATCAACGAACAGGACAGACAAATTATCGGCTCGGCGCTCCCAAAAGCATTCGGGAATTTCGGTACTGCACTTGGTTACAAAAGGGTTTCTTTCCATACGCTATTCACCTATGCTGTTGGTAACGACATCTACAATAGCTTTAACCAGCAGATGCATGTCATGAAAGACTATTCCAACCAATCTCCTGAGGTTGAAAACAGGTGGATCTCGGCCTCAAACCCAGGAAAGGGGTTAAGTCGCACTGCTTTCGACGATCCTTCTATGAATGGTGCTGCATCTGATTTGTGGGTAGAAAAAGGCAGCTACCTCCGCCTGAAAAATATTACAGTTAGCTACGACGTTCCCTTACCCGCAGGGATGCGTTTTTTCCGGGCGCTCAATGTATACCTCAGCGCTGAAAACCTGGCCACATTTACAAAATATACGGGCTTTGATCCTGAAGTAGTCAGCGGCAGTGATCCTATGCTGAGGGGCATCGATTTTGGTGCATCGCCCTTGTCAAAATCATATATACTGGGTCTTAAAGTATCATTTTAG
- a CDS encoding fasciclin domain-containing protein: MKKYINYMLTAALLLFVLHGCKRDFSGARYDANDELQIMDYVDNRPDLSTYREMIDYVKKRDLLKTAGAYTVFAPTNEAFHNLFARLSANGEKVGAVKDKSPEFWISYFGYHLLDKKINTNALEQGPLSAPTALNGKFLIADIRDSYAAIKLNNFATITESNIEMSNGYVNILNEVLSPPVETILTTLQKTGKYSIMLGIFEETGLTRYLKDSTVTLIIERDEVLQRNNFNKSSIKNLTEWAAYHIIPDSGYFLNQLTKQRIYPVHKKEALSFNVNDRGQYFMNEKYRFDQSIEFGIDRICSNGVYHSMDMVVAIETALPATIRLNLYPPGSPYGAQNVFTVAPAQIVLNTGTQSYHQNKELKIVAFDAQQVGDYFYFTVPDVPVGKYNIRIVHRSGTRGKFLTIYNDVIVKNDIDLAKTDGTWAEYNYYIYNNCGIINVENRSDVKITFALTAFAAGKAGNYCCDVLMDIIELIPVS, translated from the coding sequence ATGAAAAAGTATATAAATTACATGCTTACCGCTGCCTTGCTGCTGTTTGTGCTTCATGGCTGCAAAAGAGATTTCTCGGGTGCCAGGTACGATGCTAATGATGAACTTCAGATCATGGATTATGTAGACAACCGGCCCGACCTGAGTACCTATCGTGAAATGATAGACTACGTAAAAAAGCGTGACCTCCTGAAGACGGCCGGTGCCTATACCGTTTTTGCACCTACAAATGAAGCTTTCCATAACTTGTTTGCCCGCTTGTCTGCCAATGGAGAAAAAGTAGGCGCTGTAAAAGATAAAAGTCCGGAATTCTGGATCAGCTATTTCGGTTACCACCTGCTGGATAAGAAGATCAATACCAATGCCCTGGAGCAGGGGCCCTTATCGGCTCCAACTGCTTTGAACGGCAAATTTCTGATTGCAGATATCCGCGATTCCTATGCAGCCATAAAGCTGAACAATTTTGCCACCATTACAGAATCAAATATTGAAATGAGCAATGGCTATGTAAACATCCTCAATGAAGTACTTTCACCACCTGTAGAAACGATTTTAACAACACTTCAAAAAACCGGAAAATACAGCATTATGCTGGGGATTTTTGAGGAAACAGGATTGACCCGCTATTTGAAGGACAGTACCGTTACCCTGATCATAGAACGAGATGAAGTTTTACAGCGAAACAATTTCAATAAAAGCTCCATTAAGAACTTAACGGAATGGGCGGCTTATCACATCATTCCGGATTCCGGTTATTTCCTGAACCAGCTCACCAAACAGCGGATTTATCCAGTGCACAAGAAAGAGGCCCTGAGTTTTAATGTGAATGATCGCGGACAGTATTTCATGAATGAAAAATATAGGTTTGATCAGTCGATTGAATTTGGTATCGACCGCATCTGTTCAAATGGTGTTTATCATTCAATGGACATGGTTGTTGCCATAGAGACAGCTCTTCCTGCAACCATACGCCTTAATCTTTATCCACCGGGAAGCCCCTATGGTGCACAGAATGTATTCACAGTTGCCCCTGCGCAAATCGTGCTGAATACCGGAACGCAAAGCTACCACCAAAACAAGGAACTGAAAATTGTTGCTTTTGATGCCCAGCAGGTGGGCGATTACTTCTATTTTACCGTGCCGGATGTCCCTGTAGGGAAATACAATATCCGCATCGTTCACCGCAGCGGGACGCGCGGCAAATTTCTGACCATCTACAATGATGTCATCGTTAAAAACGACATCGATCTCGCAAAAACAGATGGCACCTGGGCCGAGTACAACTACTACATCTATAACAACTGCGGCATCATCAATGTCGAAAACCGCTCTGATGTAAAAATAACCTTTGCACTTACAGCCTTTGCCGCAGGAAAAGCCGGGAATTACTGCTGTGACGTATTGATGGACATTATTGAACTGATCCCCGTATCCTAA
- a CDS encoding RagB/SusD family nutrient uptake outer membrane protein, whose protein sequence is MKTWNHIKYGLLGLIFFTAGCTKFLDVATPDNLVKDNFWKNRDQVYSSLIGLYTATSSCISSFQVWGDSRSSLYAPGIGTEFTSNHAQFLSHDLYTTNSLTSWAQVYKAIGWANAFIKNAPDGLKNDPTFRPEELSAMMGEAYALRALFYFYLVRTFKEIPIIKVPYESDAQTVNTAVSPETEVLDFIEEDLDYALKNAPETFTDAKEKHGRITRNAVRAIFADVKLWRNQYAACIDLCKAIDASYANSLVRPLDWYTIFYPGNSAESIFEFQYGLQGPASPLYNWFSFHDAGKEIYLANSKNITVNSGEFLYPSTVPEHATSDTIRLKPLSAFTMTTAANGYAAATEVYKFLGQAPYQLAYRRQNDRTSNYIFYRYREILLMKAEAYAMLGQYDEAEKNINIIRKHCDIPELTPGEGGEGTEFFTRLLLEREFELGFEGKEWFAAVRVSRRAGYENVLIEKAATNHSMKLAYQVVRARLLNPESWFLPYYRGEVENNPLLVQKEFYRNK, encoded by the coding sequence ATGAAAACATGGAATCACATAAAATACGGGCTGCTCGGATTGATCTTTTTTACTGCCGGCTGTACCAAATTTTTAGACGTGGCCACACCAGATAACCTGGTCAAAGATAATTTCTGGAAAAACAGGGACCAGGTCTATTCCTCACTGATAGGATTATACACAGCCACAAGCAGCTGCATCAGTTCCTTCCAGGTTTGGGGCGATAGCCGTTCAAGTCTGTACGCCCCCGGTATTGGTACTGAATTTACCAGTAACCACGCACAATTTCTTTCACACGACCTGTATACCACAAACAGCCTTACGTCCTGGGCACAGGTATATAAAGCAATTGGCTGGGCCAATGCTTTTATTAAAAATGCACCAGACGGACTCAAAAATGATCCTACATTCAGACCGGAAGAACTCTCCGCAATGATGGGAGAAGCTTATGCCTTACGTGCTTTGTTTTATTTTTACCTGGTACGTACTTTCAAAGAGATACCTATTATTAAAGTGCCCTACGAATCGGATGCCCAAACCGTAAACACCGCGGTTTCGCCCGAAACAGAGGTGCTCGATTTTATAGAGGAAGACCTGGATTATGCTTTAAAAAATGCACCAGAAACATTCACGGATGCTAAAGAAAAGCACGGTCGTATCACCAGGAACGCTGTAAGGGCCATTTTTGCAGATGTTAAACTCTGGAGAAATCAATACGCGGCCTGTATTGACCTGTGCAAAGCCATTGACGCAAGCTATGCGAATTCATTGGTACGGCCATTGGACTGGTACACTATCTTTTATCCAGGTAATTCTGCCGAATCAATCTTTGAATTCCAGTATGGTTTGCAAGGTCCGGCCTCGCCGCTATACAACTGGTTTTCGTTCCACGATGCGGGCAAGGAAATATACCTGGCCAATTCAAAAAACATAACGGTAAATTCGGGTGAATTCCTGTATCCCAGCACAGTTCCCGAACATGCAACCTCAGATACCATTCGCCTGAAACCGCTGAGCGCTTTTACCATGACCACCGCCGCCAACGGTTATGCTGCAGCAACAGAGGTTTATAAATTTTTGGGACAGGCACCTTATCAGCTGGCCTACAGAAGGCAAAACGACCGGACATCCAATTATATATTTTACCGTTACCGGGAAATTCTGCTGATGAAAGCGGAAGCCTATGCCATGCTGGGACAGTATGACGAAGCGGAGAAGAACATCAATATCATACGTAAACACTGTGACATACCGGAACTTACGCCCGGAGAGGGAGGTGAGGGAACTGAATTTTTTACAAGGCTGCTGCTGGAAAGAGAGTTTGAGCTTGGTTTTGAAGGCAAGGAATGGTTTGCCGCAGTAAGGGTTTCCAGAAGGGCCGGGTATGAAAATGTGCTGATAGAGAAGGCCGCTACCAATCATTCCATGAAATTGGCCTACCAGGTTGTCAGGGCCAGACTGCTCAATCCCGAAAGCTGGTTTCTGCCTTACTACCGAGGCGAGGTCGAAAACAACCCGTTGCTGGTACAAAAAGAATTTTACAGAAATAAATAA